A genomic window from Brassica oleracea var. oleracea cultivar TO1000 chromosome C8, BOL, whole genome shotgun sequence includes:
- the LOC106311657 gene encoding pentatricopeptide repeat-containing protein At4g16390, chloroplastic → MSFHLCSSPSSLLHDPNLFSVHPKPTPRTFFSSYNPNSPPFHSRNLLQTIHVSIQEAIPQETHIEKSKLDANPPVAGSKRNAWVNPKSPRASQLRRKSYDSRYSSLVKLAESLDACAPNEADVSDVITKFGSNLFEQDAVVTLNNMTNPETAPLVLINLLETVKPSREVILYNVTMKVLRKSKDLEKAEKLFDEMLQRGVKPDNATFTTLISCARQCGLPKRAVEWFEKMPSFGCEPDNVTLAAMIDAYGRAGNVEMALSLYDRARTEKWRIDAVTFSTLIRIYGYSGNYDGCLNIYEEMKSLGVKPNLVIYNRLLDSMGKAKRPWQAKIIHRDLISNGFEPNWSTYAALVRAYGRARYGDDALVIYREMKEKGLELTVILYNTLLSMCADIGYVDEAFEIFQDMKSCGTCEPDSWTFSSLITVYSCCGRVAEAEAALLEMREAGFEPTLFVLTSVIQCYGKAKQVDDVVRTFDQVLELGIEPDDRFCGCLLNVMTQTPSEEIGKLIECVEKAMPKLGHVVKMLVQDESCEEGVLKKEASELIDSIGSDVKKAYLNCLIDLCVNLSELEKACEILQLGMECDIYSSLQSKSATQWSLHLKSLSLGAALTALHGWMNDLTETALTSGEEFPPLLGINTGHGKHKYSDKGLAAVVESHLKELNAPFHEAPDKVGWFLTTSVAAKEWLESRRSSGEVSA, encoded by the coding sequence ATGTCATTTCATCTATGCTCCTCTCCTTCATCACTCCTCCACGATCCTAATCTGTTCTCAGTTCACCCGAAACCCACTCCAAGAACTTTCTTTTCCTCTTACAACCCCAACTCTCCTCCCTTCCACTCCAGAAACCTTCTCCAAACAATCCACGTGTCAATACAAGAAGCGATTCCACAAGAAACCCACATCGAAAAATCCAAACTTGACGCGAACCCACCAGTCGCGGGCTCCAAAAGAAACGCCTGGGTGAACCCCAAGAGCCCTAGAGCTTCTCAGCTCCGTAGAAAGTCGTACGACTCGAGGTACTCTTCTCTCGTCAAACTAGCCGAGTCTCTAGACGCGTGTGCCCCAAACGAGGCTGATGTCTCTGATGTAATAACTAAGTTCGGTAGTAACCTCTTTGAGCAAGACGCCGTTGTTACCCTCAACAACATGACAAACCCAGAAACCGCGCCTCTTGTGTTGATTAATCTTCTCGAGACGGTTAAACCGAGCAGGGAAGTGATTCTCTACAATGTCACAATGAAGGTGTTGAGGAAGTCCAAGGATCTCGAGAAGGCCGAGAAGCTGTTCGACGAAATGCTCCAGAGAGGAGTTAAACCGGACAACGCAACGTTCACCACTTTAATCAGCTGCGCTAGGCAGTGCGGTTTACCTAAGAGAGCTGTTGAGTGGTTTGAGAAAATGCCTTCCTTTGGCTGTGAGCCTGATAACGTCACTTTGGCTGCTATGATCGATGCTTATGGTCGTGCTGGTAACGTCGAGATGGCCTTGAGCTTGTATGACCGTGCGAGGACTGAGAAATGGCGTATCGACGCTGTTACCTTTTCGACTTTGATTAGGATATATGGTTACTCTGGAAACTATGATGGGTGTCTCAACATCTACGAAGAGATGAAGTCTCTTGGTGTGAAGCCTAATCTGGTTATTTACAATAGGTTGTTGGATTCCATGGGTAAAGCCAAGAGGCCCTGGCAGGCGAAGATTATTCACAGGGATCTTATTAGCAATGGGTTTGAACCTAACTGGAGTACTTATGCTGCTCTTGTTAGAGCCTATGGTAGAGCTCGTTATGGGGATGATGCGCTTGTGATCTACCGAGAGATGAAGGAGAAAGGATTGGAGTTGACTGTGATTCTCTACAATACTCTCTTGTCCATGTGTGCTGATATCGGATACGTGGATGAGGCTTTTGAGATTTTTCAGGATATGAAGAGTTGTGGGACTTGTGAGCCTGACAGCTGGACTTTCTCTTCGCTCATCACTGTGTACTCTTGCTGTGGGAGGGTGGCTGAGGCTGAGGCGGCTCTGCTTGAGATGAGAGAAGCTGGTTTTGAGCCTACTCTGTTTGTGCTCACGTCGGTGATCCAGTGTTACGGGAAAGCCAAGCAGGTTGATGATGTTGTGAGGACGTTTGATCAAGTGTTGGAACTTGGTATAGAGCCAGACGACAGATTCTGTGGTTGCCTTCTGAATGTAATGACTCAGACACCGAGTGAGGAAATCGGTAAACTCATTGAATGTGTGGAGAAGGCTATGCCAAAGCTTGGTCATGTAGTAAAGATGCTGGTTCAGGATGAAAGCTGCGAGGAAGGGGTGTTGAAGAAGGAAGCATCTGAGTTGATTGATTCCATCGGCTCTGATGTGAAGAAAGCATATTTGAATTGCTTGATTGATCTCTGTGTTAATCTCAGTGAGTTGGAAAAAGCTTGTGAGATTCTACAACTGGGGATGGAGTGTGACATTTATTCAAGTCTACAATCGAAATCTGCTACCCAATGGTCCTTACATCTGAAAAGTCTCTCTCTCGGGGCAGCTCTTACCGCTCTTCATGGTTGGATGAACGACTTAACAGAGACAGCTCTGACATCGGGAGAAGAGTTCCCTCCGTTGCTTGGAATCAACACTGGACATGGGAAACACAAATACTCTGACAAAGGTCTAGCAGCTGTTGTTGAGTCTCACTTAAAGGAGCTTAATGCTCCCTTCCATGAAGCTCCAGATAAGGTTGGTTGGTTCTTGACTACAAGTGTTGCGGCAAAGGAATGGTTGGAGTCTAGACGTTCATCAGGAGAAGTTTCTGCATAG